The proteins below are encoded in one region of Fibrella aestuarina BUZ 2:
- a CDS encoding ABC transporter permease — translation MKTFVKLLLREFRQFSRNSVAMAVFLGGPVVFGLLVGYTYTNATVTNLPIAVVDLNGTPLSGKVIDALADNPTVGIRKVFTDETAARRAFATGDYEAIVTIPQDFEGAIQQRRTPEIEVDLNMANILTANFVSRAVQTTLGTVNAGIEVEGLLKRGVPAVEARNQFQAFSINNTRYFNAAGNYGYYMLPGVTGGIVQQVFLLVLALAFSKEFDEHTFDQLTEQTNRSGVVLLTKTLPYWLMGAGVWAFVLGFLFPLFRLPAIGSLPALLTLVAAFTLALTGLGVLVSLLVPNQLRATEILMILATPAFIISGYSWPASQMPAFVQHLAQAIPLTHYLSAFRKLYFLNAPLSTITPELRTLFGYGIGTLALAWGALAWKMRPAKPAQPALA, via the coding sequence ATGAAAACGTTTGTCAAGCTCCTGCTCCGCGAGTTTCGCCAGTTCAGCCGTAATAGCGTGGCGATGGCGGTTTTCCTGGGTGGTCCCGTCGTGTTCGGGCTGCTGGTAGGCTACACCTATACCAACGCAACGGTCACCAACCTGCCCATCGCCGTGGTCGATCTGAACGGTACACCGCTCAGTGGCAAGGTGATCGACGCACTCGCCGATAACCCCACCGTGGGTATTCGCAAGGTCTTCACCGATGAAACCGCCGCGCGCCGCGCCTTTGCCACGGGCGACTATGAGGCGATCGTGACGATTCCCCAGGATTTCGAAGGGGCTATTCAGCAACGCCGCACACCCGAAATCGAAGTCGACCTGAATATGGCCAACATCCTGACGGCCAATTTTGTATCGCGAGCCGTTCAGACTACGCTTGGTACGGTCAACGCCGGTATCGAGGTAGAGGGGCTGCTGAAACGGGGCGTTCCGGCCGTGGAAGCCCGTAACCAGTTTCAGGCGTTCAGTATCAACAATACACGCTATTTCAACGCGGCGGGCAACTACGGCTACTACATGCTGCCGGGCGTGACGGGAGGGATCGTACAACAGGTGTTTTTGCTGGTGTTGGCGCTGGCGTTTAGTAAAGAATTCGACGAACACACGTTTGACCAGTTGACCGAACAGACAAACCGCTCGGGTGTGGTGCTGCTGACCAAAACGCTACCCTACTGGCTGATGGGCGCGGGCGTATGGGCCTTTGTGCTGGGCTTCTTGTTCCCGCTGTTCCGGTTACCGGCCATCGGGTCGCTGCCCGCACTACTGACACTCGTGGCCGCGTTTACATTGGCCCTCACAGGGCTGGGCGTGCTGGTTAGTCTGCTCGTACCCAATCAGCTTCGGGCTACCGAAATCCTGATGATTTTAGCCACCCCGGCGTTCATCATCAGCGGCTATTCATGGCCCGCCAGCCAGATGCCCGCCTTTGTGCAGCATCTGGCGCAGGCTATTCCGCTTACACATTACCTGTCGGCATTCCGCAAACTCTACTTCCTGAACGCACCCCTTTCCACCATCACCCCCGAACTACGGACGCTGTTTGGGTACGGCATCGGTACGCTGGCGCTAGCCTGGGGCGCCTTAGCCTGGAAAATGCGCCCGGCCAAACCAGCCCAACCCGCCCTAGCGTAA
- a CDS encoding HlyD family secretion protein, with the protein MKTNRLSLLALGTLVLASCQHDQPLNTALEGKVKKETVSVTAKVTGRITQLLVKEGDVVQKGQPLARIDVPEAEAKLLQARGAFTSAQAQYQMALRGATTNERRQADAALLAAREQADLAEKSFNRVRNMYRDSLISAQQFDEMQTKYQSAKAQLTGTQAKRDEVDGAVRAERIRMAYGDMLRAEGALKEVQAAIREKVIVAPQTMTIETISVHEGELAPAGYAVLSGYDNSRTYLRFTVSEKEVGTFAKGQQYTVKLPYTDQTVPARLLTIKELNSYASRTSSYPSYELGEATYELKLLPTDSAAQTKLLANQTVLLPRN; encoded by the coding sequence ATGAAAACCAATCGTTTATCCCTGCTGGCTCTGGGCACCCTCGTGCTGGCTAGCTGCCAGCACGACCAACCCCTTAACACCGCGCTGGAGGGGAAAGTAAAAAAAGAGACTGTCAGCGTGACCGCCAAGGTGACGGGCCGCATCACGCAACTGCTTGTTAAGGAAGGCGATGTCGTCCAAAAAGGACAACCGCTGGCCCGGATTGACGTACCTGAAGCCGAGGCCAAACTGTTGCAGGCACGGGGTGCCTTTACGTCGGCGCAGGCGCAGTACCAGATGGCCCTGCGTGGCGCGACCACCAACGAACGGAGGCAGGCCGATGCCGCCCTGCTGGCTGCCCGCGAGCAGGCTGATCTGGCCGAGAAGAGCTTCAACCGGGTGCGGAATATGTACCGTGATTCCCTGATTTCGGCCCAACAATTCGACGAAATGCAAACCAAATACCAGTCGGCTAAAGCGCAACTGACGGGCACCCAGGCCAAACGCGACGAGGTCGACGGGGCTGTTCGGGCGGAGCGCATCCGCATGGCTTACGGCGACATGCTACGGGCTGAAGGGGCACTGAAAGAGGTGCAGGCGGCTATTCGGGAGAAAGTGATTGTGGCGCCACAAACCATGACCATCGAGACCATCAGCGTGCACGAAGGCGAACTGGCCCCGGCGGGCTACGCGGTGCTGTCAGGCTACGACAATAGCCGGACGTACCTGCGCTTTACGGTGAGCGAAAAAGAGGTGGGTACGTTCGCCAAGGGGCAACAATATACCGTGAAGCTGCCCTACACCGACCAGACCGTACCGGCCCGCCTGCTCACCATCAAGGAATTGAATAGCTACGCCTCCCGCACGAGCAGCTACCCCAGCTATGAACTGGGCGAGGCCACGTATGAACTGAAACTGCTACCCACCGACTCCGCCGCGCAAACGAAGCTACTGGCCAACCAGACCGTGTTGCTGCCCCGCAACTAA
- a CDS encoding TolC family protein encodes MTIASATIGQAQSVPPTRQVLIEQALTKSYALANNQAEQRKVQLEKQALTNQYLPEVTVNPTYTHLDRDISITVPRLPYQPLPKEIYSGPYEFSQQLQPQNILKATVQANMLLFSGTKIPTLNKALTFKQQAVGAMADKERMAIIRDVSLAYDQLALVARSEQVLDDADKRLAEQVRFINKAVKEGLATPYDRSKVDLAVQDLQARRVDLNGKRQLALARLTQLTGTPADQLAGIRPELTRLVADTLLTSVENRPELKSLALAQEATRYRQKATVAGYLPQVYAFGKNELYRKDLSAIEPYWYVGVGVRWTLFDKFASRTERRTAQQDLIIAENTMAQTRDLLTLNWQKSRSELATANQLANVAQQKVALARKALDIAAKQYEQGLIRITERLEAETDFQKAELENAQAIASQRAAQLAQLEATGTLTVADIQ; translated from the coding sequence TTGACTATAGCTTCGGCCACTATCGGTCAGGCTCAGTCGGTACCGCCAACCCGGCAGGTGCTGATCGAACAGGCGCTGACCAAAAGCTACGCGCTGGCCAACAACCAGGCCGAGCAGCGGAAAGTCCAGCTGGAAAAACAGGCCCTCACCAATCAGTACCTGCCCGAAGTGACGGTCAACCCGACCTACACGCACCTCGACCGTGACATCAGCATTACGGTGCCACGCCTGCCGTACCAGCCTCTGCCGAAAGAAATTTATAGCGGCCCCTATGAATTCAGTCAGCAGCTACAGCCTCAGAACATCCTGAAAGCGACCGTTCAGGCCAACATGCTCTTGTTTTCGGGTACCAAAATTCCGACGCTCAACAAAGCGTTGACCTTCAAGCAGCAGGCGGTGGGCGCCATGGCCGATAAAGAACGGATGGCCATCATCCGCGACGTGTCGCTTGCGTACGATCAACTGGCCCTGGTGGCCCGCTCGGAGCAGGTACTCGACGACGCCGACAAACGCCTGGCCGAACAGGTGCGCTTTATCAACAAGGCCGTGAAAGAAGGGCTGGCGACGCCCTACGACCGCAGTAAAGTAGATCTGGCCGTGCAGGATTTGCAGGCCCGCCGGGTCGATCTGAACGGTAAACGCCAACTGGCGCTGGCCCGACTGACCCAACTGACGGGCACCCCGGCCGATCAGCTGGCGGGCATTCGCCCAGAACTGACTCGCCTGGTCGCTGATACGCTGCTGACGTCGGTCGAGAACCGGCCAGAACTGAAGTCGCTGGCGCTGGCACAGGAGGCGACCCGCTACCGGCAAAAAGCCACCGTGGCCGGTTACCTGCCGCAGGTCTATGCGTTCGGGAAAAACGAACTGTACCGCAAGGACCTGTCGGCCATCGAGCCTTACTGGTACGTCGGCGTGGGCGTCCGCTGGACCCTCTTCGACAAGTTTGCCTCGCGCACGGAGCGCCGTACCGCCCAGCAGGACCTGATTATTGCCGAAAACACGATGGCCCAGACCCGTGACCTGCTGACGCTGAACTGGCAAAAAAGCCGTTCGGAACTGGCTACCGCCAACCAACTGGCCAACGTGGCTCAGCAAAAGGTAGCCCTGGCCCGCAAAGCCCTCGACATTGCCGCCAAACAGTATGAACAAGGGCTGATTCGGATCACCGAACGCCTCGAAGCCGAAACCGACTTCCAGAAAGCCGAACTCGAGAATGCGCAGGCCATCGCCAGTCAACGCGCTGCTCAGTTGGCCCAGCTAGAAGCTACCGGCACGCTCACGGTAGCGGACATTCAATAA
- a CDS encoding TetR/AcrR family transcriptional regulator has translation MKQAGSIPTPDESNTGQRIVDAAMSLFFRYGYSRVAVDDIVRELGISKKTVYNHFGGKAEILTAGIDRFARQFQQRADEIVNDPDLSLRQKLNTYLQHIGTSFSSVTKDFFADLKRTEPAAYGRINAFRRDMQLRYLTQLVDEGVRVGYIRDDTSRQLAIMMFISTVQQLTDADFLEQFPAEMTRHIPSLSQERIDQVMSILLRGILTEKFYRE, from the coding sequence ATGAAGCAAGCTGGTAGCATACCTACCCCGGATGAGTCGAATACAGGCCAACGCATCGTCGATGCGGCGATGAGTTTGTTTTTTCGCTATGGCTACAGCCGGGTGGCGGTCGATGACATCGTGCGTGAACTGGGAATCAGCAAGAAAACGGTGTACAATCATTTCGGTGGTAAAGCCGAGATCCTGACGGCCGGTATTGATCGCTTTGCCCGGCAGTTTCAGCAGCGGGCCGACGAAATCGTCAACGACCCCGACCTGTCGCTTCGGCAAAAGTTGAATACATACTTGCAACACATCGGAACCAGCTTTTCAAGCGTTACGAAAGACTTTTTTGCCGATTTAAAACGTACAGAACCAGCGGCTTACGGCCGAATCAACGCGTTTAGGCGGGATATGCAGCTGCGCTACCTGACTCAACTTGTGGATGAAGGCGTGCGCGTGGGCTATATCCGCGACGATACCTCCCGGCAATTGGCCATTATGATGTTTATCAGCACGGTGCAGCAATTGACCGACGCCGATTTTCTGGAGCAGTTTCCGGCCGAGATGACCCGCCACATCCCGAGCCTGTCGCAGGAGCGCATCGATCAGGTGATGAGCATTCTGCTGCGTGGCATTCTAACCGAAAAATTCTATCGGGAGTAG
- a CDS encoding FAD-dependent oxidoreductase: MPTRRKFIAQTTLGAAALATGAAGCQPSGKPAASGPLTSFFERITGSDAAIPGQLLGPNQAAGHRFRDGMAFPQPTKTSTTDVLIVGGGVAGLSARRWLHKQGVRDVLLLELEEQVGGNAAHGRNTSTAYPWGAHYLPIADPTDHELIDFLTESRLITGFDRDLPIYDDYALCHDPEERLFLHGRWQEGLVPSEGIAEADKAQIARFFALIDTLKKAIGTDGNPAFAIPLDRSSADPAYRQLDAISFATYLDQQGFTSTYLRWYLAYCCKDDYGSLPEQTSAWAGLHYFAARRGQAANANSSAVLTWPEGNGFLADQLRQQGASPIQSQALVYALQRTQAGFEALVYDTRQHTTARVLARQVILAIPQFVAVRLLAQLDPDRAKLASAIHYAPWLVANLTVTDLAQAKGMPLCWDNVLYGADSVGYIVANHQHLTDDPQRVLTCYRPLCHAEPAVARRLAYETAREVWLSQLLDELETAHPGLRAQVQQADVWVWGHGMVSPTPGYIWGATRTQLRQPITGGIVMAHSDLSGVSIFEEAFHQGILAASHVLTQLA, translated from the coding sequence ATGCCAACACGCCGCAAATTTATTGCCCAGACGACCCTTGGCGCTGCCGCACTGGCAACGGGCGCGGCGGGCTGCCAGCCGAGCGGAAAGCCCGCCGCGAGTGGACCGCTGACGTCGTTTTTTGAGCGGATAACCGGCTCCGACGCGGCCATTCCGGGGCAGTTGCTGGGTCCCAATCAGGCGGCAGGCCATCGGTTTCGCGACGGTATGGCGTTTCCCCAGCCGACGAAAACCAGCACAACCGACGTGCTGATTGTGGGGGGCGGCGTCGCCGGGTTATCGGCGCGGCGGTGGCTGCACAAGCAGGGCGTGCGGGACGTGCTGCTGCTTGAACTGGAAGAGCAGGTGGGCGGCAACGCGGCGCATGGGCGCAACACGAGCACCGCCTACCCCTGGGGAGCGCACTACCTGCCCATCGCCGACCCCACCGACCACGAACTGATCGATTTCCTGACCGAGAGCCGACTCATCACCGGCTTTGATCGGGACCTACCCATTTACGACGACTACGCGCTCTGCCATGACCCTGAAGAGCGCCTCTTTCTGCACGGGCGCTGGCAGGAAGGGCTGGTGCCCAGCGAAGGCATCGCCGAGGCCGACAAAGCACAGATCGCCCGTTTTTTTGCCCTGATCGATACGTTGAAAAAGGCCATCGGTACCGATGGAAACCCCGCCTTCGCCATCCCCCTCGATCGCTCCTCGGCCGACCCGGCCTATCGGCAACTCGATGCGATCTCATTCGCTACGTACCTGGATCAACAGGGGTTCACGTCGACATACCTGCGCTGGTATCTGGCCTATTGCTGCAAAGACGATTACGGCAGCCTACCCGAACAAACCTCGGCCTGGGCGGGACTGCACTACTTCGCGGCCCGGCGGGGGCAAGCCGCCAATGCGAACAGCTCGGCGGTACTAACCTGGCCCGAAGGCAATGGCTTTCTGGCCGATCAATTGCGGCAGCAGGGCGCGTCGCCTATCCAGTCACAGGCGCTCGTTTACGCGCTCCAACGTACCCAGGCGGGTTTCGAGGCGTTAGTGTACGATACCCGCCAACATACCACGGCCCGCGTGTTGGCCCGGCAGGTTATCTTGGCCATTCCGCAATTTGTGGCGGTGCGGCTCCTGGCCCAACTCGACCCCGACCGGGCCAAGCTGGCCTCGGCGATCCACTACGCACCCTGGCTGGTAGCCAACCTGACGGTTACTGATCTGGCGCAAGCGAAAGGTATGCCGCTGTGCTGGGACAATGTACTCTATGGCGCCGATTCGGTGGGGTATATTGTCGCCAATCACCAGCACCTGACCGACGACCCGCAACGGGTCCTGACCTGCTATCGCCCGCTCTGCCACGCCGAACCGGCCGTAGCCCGACGGCTGGCTTACGAAACAGCCCGCGAAGTCTGGCTGTCGCAATTGCTGGACGAACTGGAAACGGCTCACCCCGGCTTGCGGGCGCAGGTGCAACAGGCCGACGTCTGGGTATGGGGCCACGGCATGGTGTCGCCCACGCCCGGCTATATCTGGGGAGCCACCCGCACCCAACTGCGCCAACCCATTACCGGCGGCATCGTCATGGCACACTCAGACCTCAGCGGCGTGTCTATTTTTGAAGAGGCCTTCCACCAGGGTATACTCGCCGCCAGCCACGTGCTGACGCAGCTTGCGTAA
- a CDS encoding polyamine aminopropyltransferase, producing the protein MVDPAPPSGVSERSTTPPARRLAPPRQWLLLLAVFVIATCGLIYELIAGTLASYLLGDSVTQFSTIIGVYLFSMGIGSWLSKFVEGNLLRWFIRVELLVGLVGGFSAPLLFVLFEYVASFRLMLYSLVGLTGILVGLEIPLLMRILEDQLSFKELVSKVFTFDYIGALLASLIFPLVLVPYLGLVRSSVLFGLLNVGVAGYLLAQFAETRPYRRSMGTAVVLAALALLVAFIGADRIVTFAETATFRDTVIFSKNTPYQRLVLTRNAHEMRLYLNGNLQFSSVDEYRYHEALVHPAMRHLPQASRVLVLGGGDGLAVRELLRYPHLRQIDLVDLDPAMTRLFRQNSMLTTLNANALNHPKVRVWNADAYNWVRTDTTRYDLIVMDFPDPSNYSVGKLYSTAFYRELPRLLRPGGRMVVQSTSPFMGRRSFWCIVHTLQAAGFQTQPYHAYVPSFGEWGYVLAYPSTGNVPDEPFARAAGTLPAGLRYVNAQTLGEMGNFPPDMAELPTDVNRLNNQVLVRYFEEDWGKWQ; encoded by the coding sequence ATGGTTGATCCGGCACCGCCGAGTGGCGTGAGTGAACGCAGCACAACCCCGCCCGCGCGGCGGCTGGCCCCGCCGAGGCAGTGGCTGTTGCTGCTGGCGGTGTTTGTCATTGCCACCTGTGGGCTCATCTACGAGCTCATCGCGGGTACGTTGGCGAGCTACCTGCTGGGCGACTCGGTAACGCAGTTTTCGACCATCATCGGCGTCTATCTGTTCTCGATGGGCATCGGCTCGTGGCTGTCGAAGTTCGTGGAGGGTAATCTGCTGCGCTGGTTTATCCGGGTCGAGCTGCTGGTGGGGCTGGTCGGTGGGTTCAGTGCCCCGCTGCTCTTTGTACTGTTTGAATACGTCGCCTCGTTCCGGCTCATGCTCTACAGCCTCGTTGGCCTCACGGGCATTCTGGTTGGGCTGGAAATACCGCTACTGATGCGGATTCTGGAAGATCAACTCTCGTTCAAAGAGCTGGTTTCCAAAGTGTTTACCTTCGATTACATCGGGGCGCTGCTGGCGTCGCTTATCTTCCCGCTGGTGCTAGTGCCTTATCTGGGGCTGGTGCGCTCGTCGGTGCTGTTCGGGTTGCTCAACGTGGGTGTGGCGGGGTACCTGCTGGCTCAGTTTGCCGAAACGCGTCCTTACCGCCGGTCGATGGGCACCGCGGTGGTGCTGGCCGCGCTGGCGTTGCTGGTCGCGTTTATCGGGGCCGACCGCATCGTGACTTTTGCCGAAACGGCGACCTTCCGCGACACCGTTATTTTCAGTAAAAACACACCCTACCAACGGCTGGTGCTGACCCGCAACGCGCATGAAATGCGGCTGTACCTCAACGGCAACCTGCAATTCAGTTCGGTCGACGAATACCGCTATCACGAAGCCCTTGTGCACCCGGCGATGCGCCACTTGCCACAGGCGAGCCGCGTGCTGGTGCTGGGCGGCGGCGATGGCCTGGCCGTGCGCGAACTGCTGCGCTACCCTCACCTGCGCCAGATCGATCTGGTGGACCTTGACCCCGCCATGACGCGGCTGTTTCGGCAAAACAGCATGCTGACGACCCTCAACGCCAATGCGCTGAACCACCCCAAAGTGCGCGTCTGGAATGCCGATGCCTATAACTGGGTACGTACCGACACCACCCGCTACGACCTGATCGTGATGGATTTCCCCGACCCGTCGAACTACAGCGTGGGCAAGCTCTACAGCACGGCCTTCTACCGCGAACTGCCCCGGCTGCTGCGGCCCGGCGGCCGTATGGTCGTGCAGTCAACATCGCCGTTTATGGGCCGACGCTCGTTCTGGTGCATTGTGCATACGCTTCAGGCGGCGGGCTTTCAGACCCAGCCCTACCACGCCTACGTACCGTCGTTCGGCGAATGGGGCTATGTATTGGCCTACCCCTCTACGGGTAACGTACCTGACGAGCCCTTTGCCCGTGCTGCCGGTACGTTGCCCGCGGGTTTGCGGTACGTAAACGCCCAGACCCTCGGCGAAATGGGTAATTTCCCGCCCGATATGGCCGAGCTCCCCACCGACGTGAACCGCCTGAACAACCAGGTGCTGGTGCGTTATTTTGAAGAAGACTGGGGTAAATGGCAGTAA
- a CDS encoding DUF350 domain-containing protein → MDYLNLKALVASVVYSLLGIIILVIAFVVIEKIAPENLWKKIVDEQNMALAIMAAGFMLAVAIIIGFASHG, encoded by the coding sequence ATGGATTACCTGAACCTGAAAGCCCTTGTTGCCTCGGTGGTGTACTCACTGCTGGGTATCATCATTCTGGTGATTGCCTTTGTGGTGATCGAAAAGATTGCGCCCGAAAATCTGTGGAAAAAGATTGTCGACGAGCAGAATATGGCCCTGGCGATTATGGCGGCCGGGTTCATGCTGGCCGTAGCGATCATCATTGGTTTCGCCTCGCATGGTTGA
- a CDS encoding DUF4178 domain-containing protein, whose protein sequence is MTDSEREPALTPQPSATLDCPRCQTTITYYDVTGSYYYGCPNCQTYFKYENDDPPQILRQFDKTTSQPAIALGTEGYLFSLWVRLVGYVVKREAGTLYDWREYYLLLNDGTYRTLSEYHDHWMWSEPTTHTLVAYTSHHAMFEFGKQAAHAGAYVHDRTDNRRYTLFNSYQIELVSVVGEFDYNLLDEAQLTIYEYIQPPTMLIAETVGDTVDWYEARYVEADELEKGFDLDAKTLRPHYGVGAIQPNPTDERWLPTIRIWSLGAVGALVLHLFLAMLNPHPAQVLNQHFSVAKDTATTEGRPTVRSNAFQINGPAHVGVEYVTDLNNHWAEFEAELINQKTGKTYSFTKAVEYYQGVDGGEAWSEGDKADDASLSRIPSGRYFLTIKPYTDEGNLSLDVHVTAGPAPFSNVLVWLLLSGLYPLYLFARGRWFERDRWAQSDYNPNASND, encoded by the coding sequence ATGACCGATTCCGAACGCGAGCCTGCCCTGACGCCGCAACCGTCGGCCACGCTCGATTGCCCCCGCTGCCAGACGACCATCACCTATTACGACGTAACGGGCAGCTACTACTACGGTTGCCCCAACTGCCAGACGTATTTCAAGTACGAAAACGATGATCCGCCCCAGATTCTTCGTCAGTTCGACAAAACGACCAGCCAACCGGCCATCGCTCTGGGTACCGAAGGCTACCTGTTTAGCCTGTGGGTCCGGCTGGTTGGGTACGTGGTCAAACGCGAAGCCGGTACCCTGTACGACTGGCGCGAGTACTACCTGCTGCTCAACGACGGCACGTACCGAACTCTGTCGGAGTATCACGATCATTGGATGTGGAGCGAGCCAACCACCCATACGCTTGTAGCATACACGAGCCACCACGCCATGTTTGAGTTTGGCAAACAGGCTGCTCACGCCGGGGCCTACGTCCATGACCGAACCGACAACCGGCGGTATACGCTCTTCAACAGCTACCAGATCGAACTCGTCAGTGTAGTTGGCGAGTTCGATTATAACCTGCTCGACGAAGCGCAGTTGACCATTTACGAATACATTCAGCCGCCAACGATGCTCATTGCCGAAACGGTTGGCGACACAGTCGATTGGTACGAAGCTCGGTATGTAGAGGCCGACGAGTTGGAAAAAGGCTTTGACCTGGACGCAAAAACACTGCGCCCGCACTACGGCGTCGGCGCGATTCAGCCCAACCCCACCGACGAGCGTTGGCTTCCGACGATCCGGATCTGGTCGCTGGGGGCGGTGGGGGCGCTGGTGCTGCACCTGTTTCTGGCGATGCTCAATCCGCATCCGGCGCAGGTGCTGAACCAGCATTTTTCGGTGGCGAAAGATACCGCCACCACCGAAGGGCGCCCCACGGTCCGGTCAAACGCGTTTCAGATCAACGGTCCGGCTCATGTGGGCGTGGAATACGTGACCGACCTCAACAACCACTGGGCTGAGTTTGAGGCCGAGCTAATCAACCAGAAAACGGGTAAAACCTATTCGTTTACCAAAGCTGTGGAGTATTACCAGGGCGTCGATGGGGGCGAGGCCTGGAGTGAGGGCGACAAAGCCGATGACGCCTCGCTGTCGCGCATCCCGAGTGGCCGCTACTTCCTGACCATTAAGCCCTATACCGACGAGGGCAACCTGTCGCTGGATGTGCACGTCACGGCGGGCCCGGCGCCCTTCTCGAACGTGCTGGTCTGGCTGCTGCTGAGCGGCCTTTACCCCCTGTATCTGTTTGCGCGCGGCCGCTGGTTTGAACGCGACCGCTGGGCCCAAAGCGATTATAACCCCAATGCGTCAAATGATTAA
- the speD gene encoding S-adenosylmethionine decarboxylase has protein sequence MTPYQPGLHILATFSAPVDQLMDVAACRATFDGLIGALGLAKVGETYHAFPEGGFTAVVCLTESHVSIHTWPEFGLATFDVFLSNFRHDNAAKVEAFYAETLRQFEGTEHTKHQIRR, from the coding sequence ATGACTCCCTATCAGCCCGGTTTGCACATACTGGCTACGTTTTCGGCACCCGTCGACCAGCTGATGGACGTGGCTGCCTGCCGCGCGACCTTCGACGGGCTGATTGGGGCGCTGGGCCTGGCGAAGGTGGGCGAAACCTACCACGCCTTTCCCGAAGGTGGCTTCACGGCGGTGGTATGCCTCACCGAATCGCACGTGTCGATTCATACGTGGCCGGAGTTCGGCCTGGCGACGTTCGACGTGTTTTTGTCTAACTTCCGGCACGATAATGCCGCCAAGGTAGAGGCGTTCTACGCCGAAACGCTGCGGCAGTTTGAGGGGACCGAGCACACCAAACACCAGATCCGGCGATGA
- a CDS encoding sugar phosphate isomerase/epimerase family protein, which yields MKQSLLIALAVGLALPALAQPSAPVGLELYSFREQFAKDVPGTMAIVKQMGFREVEVAGTYGLSAAAFRKELDKNGLKAVSMGADFEDLESNVPKVIEDAKALGVSYVVCAWIPHTEDIFSQGDADRAIDVFNTAGRLLADQNIKFCYHTHGYEFGPVPGFSGNYFDYLAANLNPRYVNFEMDVYWIKAPGQDPLELLNKYRKRFPLAHLKDRKPGTPLTATGHADVETNVALGDGDIGIAQFMAAAKRAGVKHFFIEDESSRSMEQMPRSLAFLRGLK from the coding sequence ATGAAACAATCGCTACTGATCGCTTTGGCTGTTGGGCTGGCGCTGCCTGCGCTGGCCCAGCCGTCCGCCCCGGTGGGCCTTGAACTCTACAGTTTCCGGGAGCAATTCGCCAAGGACGTACCCGGCACCATGGCTATCGTAAAGCAGATGGGGTTTCGGGAAGTCGAAGTGGCGGGTACGTATGGGCTAAGCGCCGCTGCGTTTCGGAAGGAATTGGATAAGAACGGCCTCAAAGCCGTGAGCATGGGCGCCGATTTTGAGGACCTGGAAAGCAACGTACCCAAGGTAATTGAGGACGCCAAAGCGCTGGGCGTCAGCTACGTGGTTTGCGCCTGGATTCCGCATACCGAAGATATCTTTTCGCAGGGCGATGCCGACCGGGCCATCGACGTCTTCAACACCGCCGGTCGGCTACTGGCCGATCAGAACATCAAGTTCTGCTACCACACGCACGGGTACGAATTTGGCCCCGTGCCGGGTTTCAGCGGGAATTACTTCGACTACCTTGCCGCCAACCTCAACCCGCGCTACGTAAACTTCGAGATGGATGTGTACTGGATCAAAGCACCGGGACAGGACCCGCTCGAACTGCTCAACAAATACCGCAAACGCTTCCCGCTGGCCCATCTGAAAGACCGCAAGCCGGGTACGCCCCTGACCGCCACCGGCCACGCCGATGTGGAAACGAACGTGGCCCTCGGTGACGGCGACATCGGCATCGCGCAGTTTATGGCGGCGGCCAAGCGGGCGGGTGTAAAGCATTTTTTCATCGAAGATGAATCGTCGCGCTCGATGGAGCAGATGCCCCGGAGCCTCGCCTTTTTGCGCGGACTGAAATAG
- a CDS encoding c-type cytochrome — protein MKQLVWLLMLAATTSFAQVKKPVKATKPVSARPVSQSVVAAQPGELIYKQNCLSCHQANGSGVPGLNPPLRGTDWVNGDKTRLIGVLLNGLQNVEIEGEPYDNVMPSHDFLTDVQIADVLTYIRSNFGNKAPAITPDEVQAQRGKK, from the coding sequence ATGAAGCAACTCGTATGGCTACTGATGCTGGCCGCAACGACCAGTTTTGCGCAGGTCAAAAAGCCCGTGAAAGCCACCAAGCCGGTGTCGGCCCGCCCCGTCAGTCAGTCGGTGGTGGCCGCGCAACCCGGCGAGCTGATCTATAAACAGAACTGCCTGTCCTGCCATCAGGCCAATGGAAGCGGCGTGCCCGGCCTGAACCCACCCCTGCGCGGTACCGACTGGGTGAACGGCGACAAGACCCGCCTGATTGGCGTATTGCTCAACGGCCTGCAAAACGTAGAGATCGAAGGCGAACCGTACGACAATGTGATGCCCTCGCACGACTTCCTGACGGATGTACAAATCGCAGATGTATTGACCTACATTCGCAGTAACTTCGGCAACAAAGCCCCGGCCATCACCCCCGACGAGGTGCAGGCACAACGGGGGAAGAAGTGA